ATCTTTCTGTCTGAACCTGTATGCTCCCTTAATGATCGATAGaaatgggggaggggggagtgtCCAGTGATCAGGTTCTGTGACACTGACTGAGAAAAGATAGAGTGGGGTAACACAACAAActgtgctgaaaaaaatccaaagcCCCCCTCCAGTCCCTTTGGCCATGATGACATGGGCATCATGTGTTAGAGGGTTGGTGCAATGATGCGTGATCTTCCCTTTTGACACAGTTCATTTCAGATAAGACACTGTCACTGCTATGCAGGAAAGAGTACAAAGATATGcgcctgaaaaataaaaaacaaaatgtgcaaattccaaaaaatacaaatcagGCTAGTGCCACAGCAGTAGCATGTGATTGCACAACAGAAATGGGGCAAAAATCAAATGTGCAACAAGCTACTTGCTTATTTTATTCAATTCCGTTATTCAGTCTGGTGCTCTTCATGCAAATTGTTCCTCAGCCATTCACGTTTATACATTCATCCCTAAACTGTGTAATGAAACATCCAAGCCAGAAGGGCAAAGAAAGCTCAAGTGTTGAAGGTGGTGTGAATGAGTGCAATGACCTGGCATGTGCTACATAACAACCCTGTACAGTACAATGAATACAGTACCAAATATCCTCTATTTGGGGTACCGAGACCGCAGTCCACACTTCTCAAATATTTCCACATCAACACATACAATCATTCTGATCCCTctggtttaaaaaaaggtaagcatttaaataaaaacttaaaaaaaaactagaaaaatgcaaaaatgcagCCCAAAATTCAGGTAAGCGGAACTGTTGAGTCAGCAGTTATGATAATGTTTCTTATTCTTCAGGGAAATTGAAATCACTTTACAGCATCAATTGACCCCTTGTTTTCTGTCTACTAACATCAGTGTGTTAAGTTACATCATGTTCACCAGGAGAAGGGCTCTCAAATACAAGTGCACGTCCTACCATAGGAGGAAACCGCCacttttaatcatattttaaatacatattcaaTCTTTTTCACATATGTTCCTTCTCCTAGATTTTAAACCAAAGTTTCTATatgttaatttgattatttgtcattgtcattatcatcaTAGCACTTAACTGTCATTACAATATTCTACCAATGTTTCACTGTCGCTGCTCTGGCGGCGAAGTAAACTCACAGCAGATGGAGATCAGGGGTTATGTTGTGTGGAATGGGGTACGGGGCAGAAGGTCAGAGAGGCGGGGTTACTGTATTTGacaggtggtggaggaggttgCCTGGCAGCACATGCAGGTAGGGTTGACTGATTTTGGTGGGATCAGATCCAGGTCCTCATCGTCGGGGATCTCGTCTAGGCGGTAACCATCTTTCAGCAGCTGGATGTTCAGATCTTGGTTGATTTGCTGGAGAAGGGACAACAGACAGAAGAGGTTGATGGGTTACAGCAATGTGTCCCAACCCCTGGGCTAAGGACCAGGAGACCAGAAGCATTTCCTCCTGGGCCACAAGAAAAAGGTATGATTCTGCCATAAAATCTGAATActtataatataacataacaagCTGTTTCACTCCCTGTTACTCCCACAACTTATTACAGTAAAGTAGGCCATCAGTTTGTGAGGTAGCTGTCCATCATTAGCTACATGATCTGCACATGGTGTGCTAACCCtctgcacattttgtttgaacttgGGTCAGGTCGAGAGTTATTAAGAAATTTCTGTGTGCGCGCGCCCAAAATAGATACATAACACGCAGTGGGAAGAGTCAAAGAAACAATGCTTACTGTAGAAAATGTGTTGCATTAGcctaatgaaatgacaagctcaTACCACTCTCATGCCTATCGACTCATGCTGGACCATTGCTTGGCTGGTACCAGcaacttcctggagtctccaCTGGTTGACTGGCGACTGCTCCAATAATATGGAAAGCCAAAAGGTTCATAATTCGTCTCAGTTTCCACGGTACTTGGCGTAGACGTTGAGACTAATTATGAACCTTTTGGCTTTCCATACAGTAATTGACAAAATGTTGAGCTAAACCTTTACAGAGGTTATTTGTAAGCTTTCTCTCttgctgaatgtggtttcttgctgggagcgggtAGTGGTGATCGGCCAtcgtctttataatacaagaggttataatatgccctccGAGCAGTGCTACGCCTAAGGGGCAGATTGGACGCCACAGAGAGCCATTAAGGTAAGGTGACGAGACGGGcaggagctagctggttagcgtgctaacttcagtagaagaaaaaatgtgatataGACAAAGGTTAACGTTTGCGTTGCTTTTCACCGCTGGAGACAGTTCTTGGCTCGTATaagaattaagtttgatgctgaactcacaacttttcttctagactggtaagtaaacaactgaTGATGCGAACAttgactatgtagcaatagcaaaacttacaagtagctccCTCAAGAGTTTCTTTGGCGAAGTTATGGGAGACAGAATATATAAGCTGCAAACTTCATGTTAATCTTAATACACCCCCACCGCATTGACGAgtccacaacaacaactacaacaacactGATTCACAGTGCCAATAAAGGTTGGTAACTCGTGGGTTACAGGGAGGTAAAAATAGTGCTGGACACTCAAGGACAGGTAGAAATCTTAAGGTACTGGTAAGAAATCAAGCATGCTGATTGTAATGAAATGCATAATTTGTGATTAGATCTTGGATCTGTGGATTTGAAAGTCCTCATTTACCAAGACctacatgaaaaaagaaattcaccTGTTGAAGTAAATGACTTGTCTTGATTTTCATGAGAACAGAGACAATGTATGATGTACAACATACAGATATTAAGCTTATAAACACACTGGCTTAAAACTCACAATGGCAACCATGGCAAAGAGAGTTATGGCACTTTCACAGATGGGTGTGAACTTTGTCATGAACGGGGTGACTGTCCtagtttgattgttttttctttttagcaaaaaaaacttttgtttgcATACAAAACAGAAGCAATGTCTTCACTTTAAATCCcagcatttacatttttatgtaaactCTCAGTAGACAAGTAGGTAAACTGTATACTGTAATGTACTTCATAAACAATAACCATAATTCTCTACTTTGTTaagccacaacacaacaactaaCAACTTGCTGTTGTTAGCTTGTACTAAGAAATAGGAGCGAATGGCTAAAGTGGGTTACATTTGCTGTTAATTAGATAATTATTTCCAAAAACTAAATAAGATCTGAACACCTGTGGGCTTATAAATATAACCTACAATATATCCTCGAGCATGGACTTGTCAGGGACAGAAAACTGATGTTGAGGTTGGGACCATGTATCTGTGATTAGCTCTTATATTTGCAGCAgtgctgaaaacatttgcagtAGCAGACACTCAGAGATtaaatttcatttgtttccagCTTTGTGGCTCATATATTTGTGTACAAGTGCGTCTGCAGTGTAATCATACACTTGCAGGGAGAGCACGGGCCTACAGAATTAACATGGCTAAAAATGGGCATTCTTCAAGACTTAGCTTATAAAATCCTGACTCTTGGCTTCTTGACAGTCATGGAAAATGGAGGGAGGATGGCAAAGGGATGAAATGAATGAGAGAGCAAATGTGAAGTAATGCAGCAGAGTGCAGATACATATCTGCACTATAACACATCTCACCTCAGCAGAGGAGTATCCCGACGATGAATATCTAGACATGTcaaaatcatcatcactgaaaaaaaaacacaagttagcttgtttgtgtgtttatgtgtttctcTGGTAAAAAACGGAGGCAAGAAGTATatttatgagtgtgtttgtgtgcatgttcacctgtctgtgtctagGGCCACCAAGGGCTTCTCATCTGGGCTCTGGTCTAAAGAGGAATAGCCTTTATTGGGCACTACCAACCTGTGGGGAgggaacacagagagagagagaggacagaggagaaattATCATTGGAGCAAAAATAGCATGTAACagaagaagaggtggaggaaggaaTATAAATTCCCGAACAGGAAGGGGTGAGTAAGGACTAGCAGAGATgttgaaagaaaagcaaagtgCACCTGGAGACAGTATCACAGATGAACTGAGTAACAACAGAGGTGTGAGGTTTAATTCCTCGGTCATCTTACAAAGCC
This genomic window from Seriola aureovittata isolate HTS-2021-v1 ecotype China chromosome 5, ASM2101889v1, whole genome shotgun sequence contains:
- the fam219ab gene encoding protein FAM219A, with product MMEEIDRFQVPSAVQEAEMQAEMQPLDPASSTASEADSDTREGEPVTINYKPSPLQMKIEKQRELARKGSLKNSNTVGSPVNQQPKKNNVMARTRLVVPNKGYSSLDQSPDEKPLVALDTDSDDDFDMSRYSSSGYSSAEQINQDLNIQLLKDGYRLDEIPDDEDLDLIPPKSVNPTCMCCQATSSTTCQIQ